Below is a genomic region from Treponema sp. OMZ 798.
ATAGTAAGATTTTAAATAATATAAACCTAGATTCAAAAAAGGATGATGATATTTATGACCGTGGCTTTCTAATAAAAGAATTAAAAAATAATGATTTAATTCCATATCATTTAGCTTATCTTACAAAAAAACCTGAGTCTATTTTTGTATATGTTATAAAAAGTGAATGGGCACTGAGAGAGGCTATATCTGATTATGAAAAATATGGTGAGAGTTCAGGGGAAATACCTAAATTAGAAAATTTAGGTAAGCGAGAATTTATTTTTGAAAGACATTATGATTATTACGGTAATTATATATATGAAAAAAGAAAGACGGTTGCCGGATATATATATGAGAGTATCAAATATGATAAATATAATCGTCCTATAGAAAAGATAGAAATCTATGAAGACTCTTATGTTAAGAAACTTACGAGTATGATAGTTATTGAGTACGCTCCGGTAAAACAATCAGATAATATATTAGAAGCAAAAATATATAAAGCTGATAAAAATGGAGATAAGAGAGAAATAAATATAGTTAGATCAGGTAAAAAAGAAAATATTTATTTTTTTAATGACAATGAATTTTATTTTGAAAATAATCAGATCACAAAAATTAATACTCCTGATAAAAAATGGATATTTAAATATGCTAATAATACTTTTTTATCCGAGATAGGAATTTCTCATGCAGGAGTAGGATATGAATCTATAAAAATGGAATATGAAAAAGGTGAGTTGGTGCAATGCATAAATGTATTTGGAAAATCAAAATCACGGTATAAATTTATCAGATACGACAAATTTGGAAACTGGATAGAGATGCAAATATTTCATGGAGATAATACTGATTTTACAGATACTATTATCCGTGAAATAAAATATTATAAATAAATACCTAATATTATCTAAAAAACAATATTAGGTATTTTAGAATAGATAAATAAATGAAAAAAATTTTCTTGAATAGAAAATTTATTGATGTAAATTATTTAACTGCTTTAGGAAGATTAGATTTGATAAGAGTATATTTAAATAAAATATTGGAATTGATAAAACAGAGGCAGGAAATAAAAAAACTATGAAAACAAAACTTTGTATTTATTCACAACCTAACTATCTCACTCGGACAGCGATTGAAGCAGAAATCCTTTTTGCGGTGTGTTTAAGCAAAAAGCAAGCTCTGACCGGAGGGAAGAGCCTTGCCTGTGAAGACAAATGCAGCAAAAAGATTGGAGCGGAAAGCGCGGTGCTTAATTTTGTTTTCTTCATACTGATAAAAAACAAAATTGAGCAGTCCGCCAAAAGAAACTCATTACTGAAAAAAACTACTGACAGGACTTTTGAAAATAGGCGGAGCAGATACAAGGAGCCTAGTAAAAATAAAGCGGAGGCGTATCGGGTATACGTCGAGCATTTATTTTTGCGTAGCGACGCAGGAGATGCCCGCATATTTTCAAAAGAGGTAATCCACGATGGCTTAGGACGCATAAACTACACAGCCAAAGAAGGAGAAGTATACATAGACGGAACCGATTACCAAACTCAAACAGGCTGGAATGTTTCGGGAGCGGTTTATTATGATGAAGACGGAAGAAAAAAAGGAGAAGGACAGCCCGTGTTCTATGGAGGAGATATACAAAATGAATTAAGCGGAAGCTCAAGCCAAATCCTTTTATATGAAAAATTAAACGAATTAAAACATCCTACAAGCTATGAATATGACGGACTAGGCCGCGTAATAAAAACAACCCTTCCCGATGGAAACAGTCAAAAAACGGAATACTCGATAGATGCTTCGCTTCAAATAACAAAAACAACCGACCCATTGGAAAACATAAACATCAGTAAAAAAGATATAAGAGGAAACATAAAAGAAGTAGAAAGACGGGATAAAAACAACACTCTCCTTACTAAGGCAAAATACGAATACTCTGTTCTTGGCGAGATGCTGCGAGCCTACGACGCTAAAGACAACTTATTAGCAGTAAACTATGACATGCTCGGAAGGCGTATAAGTTTAGAAAGCCTTGATATGGGAAGAAAAGAATGGAGCTATGACGATAAAGGCCGATTGGAATATGAGACGGATTCAGTCCTGCGCTCAAAATTAGCGTCAATAAAATATGAATACGACGGACTGGACAGAATAATAAAAATAGACTATCCTTTTAGTGAAGATGTAGAATATGAATACGGAGCACCGGGAGAAAAAGGAGCGGGAGAAGTAATCCGCAAAAAAGATGAAACAGGAGAGACAATGTACAGCTACGGCCTACTAAACGAGGTAAAGGTAGAAACACGGACAATAAAGAGGGGAAGAGACTTCCAAAAACCCGTAACCGCCGTCTTTAACTACGAAGCCGACTACCTTGGCAGAATGCAAAGCATAAGCTACCCCGACGGCGAAGTGCTGACTTACAGCTACGACAAAGGAGGACAATTAAAAGGAGTTACCGGCACAAAGGGAATAGAAACCTATAGATACGTAGACAATATCTTATACGATGAACATGCACAACGAGTCTACATCAAATACGGCAACGGAGTCGAAACAAGATACACTTATGACCCTGCACGCCGCTGGCTAAAAGACATCAAGACAGAAAATAAAGATAAGAATTTGGTATTCCAAAAAATAAACTACAACTTTGATGCAGTAGGCAATGTAGAGGGGTATATAAATACTTCAAGCAAATATGAAACAAGTCAAAGCTACAGCTATGATGCCCTCTATCAACTTATAAAAGCCGAAGGAACGCACAAACAATACGGAGGAATAAACCCTAACCCCGATAACCCTCACCCGTCAAACCCCTTACACACAAATAAATACAGACAAACCTTTGCCTTCGACATAATAGGGAACATGACGAATAAGAGCAGCACCACAAACCTTCCCGGAGGCTCAATAGGAACTACCGATGACACAAAACTAAACTATGAATCGGATTATGAGTATGACAGTAAATATGCACACCGCTTAATAAGAGCCGGAACCCGTTATTACCGATACGACGCCAACGGCAACATCACTGCAGAAAAAGACGGAAAGTTCAGCGACAAAGAAGATCTTACCTTTACCTACTCCTACTTTGCAGAACATGACGTATACGGCGTAGACTACGGCTTTGACCTAGAACCCCCTGAAGATGACCCTGCAAACCTAGAAAGTGGAGGCACAACAAGTACTACACCTACAGGAGGCTACAGAAGAGATTATACATGGAACGAAAGAAATCTCTTGGTAAAATCGGACGATAAGTTAAACACAGTAATATACCGCTATGGAGATGACGGACAGAGAGCATTAAAATTTACACAACAGAGTAACAACGAGACACTGTATTTTAATAACTTTTATTCGGTACACCAAGTTGCCCATGAACCCAACCACGAACATGGGCTTAGAGTAAGCAAACACATCTTTGTCGGAAACTCGCGATTAGTAACTGCTATGACGCACGCAGACAACCACGGCGACACAACAGAACAAACAGAGAAAAGATACTACTACCACGCAGACCATCTGCAAAGTGCACAGTTTATAACCGATTGGAATGGTATGCAGTATGAACACATAGAGTATACCCCGTATGGAGAGCTGTGGATAGAGGAAACGGCACCCGGAATAGATAAACTGCCGTTTAGGTTTACCGGTAAAGAACTGGATGAAGAGACAGGGCTGTATTACTATGGGGCAAGGTATCTTGATCCGAAGTATTCGAGGTGGCTGTCAGGTGATCCGGCGTTAAATGATTACATACCAAAGGCTCCGATAGATGATGAAGCGAAGAAGCACAATGAAAACCTGCCGGGCATGGGAGGCGTGTTTAATGTTGTAAACTTGCACCTGTACCACTACGCGGGCAATAATCCGGTGAAGTATACCGATCCGGATGGGAGAAAAAGTAGATCTATATCATCAAATGAGTTATCTTATATTGAAGAAATTCTTGGTACTATAGGTAAAAATATAAATAATAATGTTACTATTAAATCATCACCTATAAATGGCAGCGCATCACTTGCTTGGAAAACAATTTATTTAGATAAAGAGATTTTTAATAATCCTTTGGCGAGTGACCATGGAAAAAAAACTCTAATACATGAGGCATTTCATCAAGTACAATATTTTTTTGACAGTGCAGGTGCTGGTATTATTCCTCTTCCAAAATTATTTCCATCAGCATGGGATCGGTTGGTTATAAATGAAAGAATTTACTCTCTATTTTCAGATGTTTATAAATCAGGTGATTATGAATTAACAGACATATCTAAATATAATAAATTATCTGACATACCATATTTAGAAGGGCAAGCTCAACTGGTTGGTATTTATGCCGCTCTTTATACAAAATTCAGGCGAGGCGATAAGATGTCTGATAAAGATCGTGCAGCTTTAAAAGATATGAATCGTATACTAATAAATTCAGGAATAACGTCGGAGGCTACAAAATGGGTTTCAGAAAATTTACAAGATTAATCTTAATTATTTCTTTTTGTATACATTTATCTGCATGTATATTACCTAAGCCGCCATTAATAAATTTTATTTCAATGGATGGTAATGATATTATCATTGAATATAATGCAAAAAAAATAGGTCATGAAATGACTAAGTTATGGGCAGAGGCAATAAGTGATATGGAGCGAGTGGAAATCCCATTTGAGATTTTAAAATATAGTATAAGTCCGAAGAATAAAAATAAAATATTAATAACTGTGTCTAAGTTTTCTGATAATGATATTTATCAAGGTTCATTTAATATTTTTATAGGATTTCAAAATCGTAGATTTGATAGAATTACGGTGTTTGTTAAAATAAACAAAAAAGATTGTACAATTACAGTTTTAGATGAATATAGTTTTTGGTTTCTATAAATATATGATAAAGGCTAAAATGAAAACTTATAATGTATTATCTACTGTTTATATATTTTCTCAAGTTATAAAGTTGTACTATTATGTTTTACTTTTATGGATGGTTAAAAATCAAACTAAAGCTTCGGGATTCTTAAGGGCAGAGCCCTTAGGTAGCAATTTTGAAGATAGGAGGGGTTATAGGGGAAAGAAGTACATCCGGCGAAGCTTCAAGGTTAATCTTTTATCTGACAAAAGTGTCTTCCCTCTCCTAATAGACTTTAATAACTTTTACTCCGTACACCAAGTTGCCCACGAACCCAACCA
It encodes:
- a CDS encoding RHS repeat-associated core domain-containing protein → MKTKLCIYSQPNYLTRTAIEAEILFAVCLSKKQALTGGKSLACEDKCSKKIGAESAVLNFVFFILIKNKIEQSAKRNSLLKKTTDRTFENRRSRYKEPSKNKAEAYRVYVEHLFLRSDAGDARIFSKEVIHDGLGRINYTAKEGEVYIDGTDYQTQTGWNVSGAVYYDEDGRKKGEGQPVFYGGDIQNELSGSSSQILLYEKLNELKHPTSYEYDGLGRVIKTTLPDGNSQKTEYSIDASLQITKTTDPLENINISKKDIRGNIKEVERRDKNNTLLTKAKYEYSVLGEMLRAYDAKDNLLAVNYDMLGRRISLESLDMGRKEWSYDDKGRLEYETDSVLRSKLASIKYEYDGLDRIIKIDYPFSEDVEYEYGAPGEKGAGEVIRKKDETGETMYSYGLLNEVKVETRTIKRGRDFQKPVTAVFNYEADYLGRMQSISYPDGEVLTYSYDKGGQLKGVTGTKGIETYRYVDNILYDEHAQRVYIKYGNGVETRYTYDPARRWLKDIKTENKDKNLVFQKINYNFDAVGNVEGYINTSSKYETSQSYSYDALYQLIKAEGTHKQYGGINPNPDNPHPSNPLHTNKYRQTFAFDIIGNMTNKSSTTNLPGGSIGTTDDTKLNYESDYEYDSKYAHRLIRAGTRYYRYDANGNITAEKDGKFSDKEDLTFTYSYFAEHDVYGVDYGFDLEPPEDDPANLESGGTTSTTPTGGYRRDYTWNERNLLVKSDDKLNTVIYRYGDDGQRALKFTQQSNNETLYFNNFYSVHQVAHEPNHEHGLRVSKHIFVGNSRLVTAMTHADNHGDTTEQTEKRYYYHADHLQSAQFITDWNGMQYEHIEYTPYGELWIEETAPGIDKLPFRFTGKELDEETGLYYYGARYLDPKYSRWLSGDPALNDYIPKAPIDDEAKKHNENLPGMGGVFNVVNLHLYHYAGNNPVKYTDPDGRKSRSISSNELSYIEEILGTIGKNINNNVTIKSSPINGSASLAWKTIYLDKEIFNNPLASDHGKKTLIHEAFHQVQYFFDSAGAGIIPLPKLFPSAWDRLVINERIYSLFSDVYKSGDYELTDISKYNKLSDIPYLEGQAQLVGIYAALYTKFRRGDKMSDKDRAALKDMNRILINSGITSEATKWVSENLQD